The following proteins are encoded in a genomic region of Vigna radiata var. radiata cultivar VC1973A unplaced genomic scaffold, Vradiata_ver6 scaffold_7, whole genome shotgun sequence:
- the LOC106753891 gene encoding protein DETOXIFICATION 21-like: MEGDEEKRLLMKEQRSEEEESSSVVKRVWNESKLMWIVAAPAIFTRFSTFGINVISQGFVGHIGARELAAFALVYTVLIRFANGILLGMASALSTLCGQAYGAKEFEIMGVYLQRSWIVLLSTAISLLPLFFFTAPILSLLGQDHNIAQLAQTISLFSIPVLFAFVFSFTTQMFLQSQSKNVIIAFLAAMSIAIHLLLSWLFTIQFQFGIAGAMISTSLAFWVTNIGQLIFITAGWCSDTWKGFSFLAFKDLWPVVKLSLSSGVMLCLELWYSTILVLLTGNLTNAEVQIDALSICLNISGWELMISLGFMAAASVRVGNELGRGSSKAAKFSILVSVLTSLAIGFVLFLFFLFLREKLAYVFTSNKEVADAVGDLSPLLAISILLNSVQPVLSGVAVGAGWQSIVAYVNVGCYYVIGIPVGMVLGHVLRLEVKGIWMGMLFGTFIQTIVLTIITYKTNWDEQVIKARNRVSKWSKVNADHERITSNS, from the exons ATGGAGGGAGATGaagagaaaaggttgttgatgaAAGAGCAAAGATCAGAAGAGGAGGAATCATCATCAGTGGTGAAGAGGGTGTGGAATGAGAGCAAGTTGATGTGGATAGTGGCAGCACCAGCCATATTCACTAGGTTCTCCACCTTCGGTATCAATGTTATAAGCCAGGGTTTTGTTGGTCATATTGGTGCACGAGAACTCGCTGCTTTTGCTCTTGTTTATACTGTTCTTATACGTTTTGCGAATGGTATTCTg TTGGGAATGGCGAGTGCATTGTCAACACTTTGTGGACAGGCATACGGGGcaaaagaatttgaaatcaTGGGAGTGTATCTTCAGAGATCATGGATAGTGTTATTGTCAACTGCAATCTCTCTTCTTCCCTTGTTCTTCTTCACAGCTCCAATTTTGAGCCTCCTAGGCCAAGATCACAACATAGCACAACTTGCGCAAACCATTTCTCTTTTCTCAATTCCTGTcttatttgcttttgttttctcCTTCACCACCCAAATGTTTCTCCAATCTCAAAGCAAGAATGTCATTATAGCATTCTTGGCAGCTATGTCAATAGCTATTCATCTGTTACTGTCTTGGCTATTCACAATACAATTTCAATTTGGAATTGCTGGCGCAATGATTTCAACAAGTTTGGCATTTTGGGTCACTAATATTGGCCAACTAATATTTATTACCGCTGGCTGGTGCTCTGATACATGGAAAGGCTTCTCATTTTTAGCATTTAAAGATCTTTGGCCTGTTGTCAAGCTTTCCCTTTCATCTGGGGTCATGTTATG TCTTGAGCTGTGGTACAGCACAATATTGGTTCTTCTAACGGGCAATTTGACAAATGCAGAGGTCCAAATTGATGCTCTATCTATATG CCTCAATATTAGCGGATGGGAATTGATGATATCACTTGGTTTCATGGCTGCTGCAAG TGTTCGAGTGGGAAACGAGCTTGGAAGAGGAAGCTCGAAAGCTGCAAAATTCTCCATACTGGTGTCAGTGCTTACATCCTTAGCCATTGGATTCGttctcttcttattcttcttatttttaaggGAAAAACTTGCCTACGTATTTACCTCAAATAAAGAGGTGGCCGATGCTGTTGGGGACTTGTCACCTTTGTTGGCAATCTCCATTCTTCTCAACAGTGTTCAACCTGTACTCTCAG GTGTTGCAGTTGGAGCAGGCTGGCAAAGCATTGTAGCATATGTGAACGTAGGGTGTTATTATGTCATAGGTATTCCTGTAGGAATGGTGCTTGGTCATGTTCTTCGTTTGGAAGTAAAG GGTATTTGGATGGGAATGTTGTTTGGAACATTTATTCAAACTATAGTGCTAACTATAATCACCTACAAAACTAATTGGGATGAGCAG GTAATTAAAGCTCGTAATCGAGTTAGCAAATGGTCGAAGGTGAATGCTGATCATGAAAGAATTACATCAAACAGTTAG